From Quercus lobata isolate SW786 chromosome 11, ValleyOak3.0 Primary Assembly, whole genome shotgun sequence:
TTGTCCCATATAAAGTATTGTACGCAGATCAGTATCCTGTCCAGTCCAACACTGCTTGCTGTTCTGTTCTTCACAACCTACgacaaaaacaaaagccaatATTCCTTCAATTTATCGGCCATTCCAATGCTAAATCTCTTGGCACAAACCCTTTATCCGAATCTTCCTTCCTAACCCATCAATTTCATCGCCTTGTCTATACTAAAAACTCAATATTATCATATAGTCAAACACTAATCCCACTTAAGTGCttgttaaatttttgtttgcttgtttgtttgtttgtttttttttttttttcccctttttcaacCAATAATTCTCATACCCAGAGGTGCTTTTGAGAAATCAAGATTATTCTGACGAAACTTTTGCTTGTTTGATGGCTCTTCATTTAAGTGTTTTCTGCTTTAGCAGTACTGTGGCCTCTGGTCCCCATAATGGAGTCAGATTTTTCAGTCAGCGCACTGTCAAAGCTTCCCGCTTTTCATGTCAATCGTTAGCTCCAATTTCTCGGGTGAATTTGAAaggtaccctttttttttcttttttgggtagaactttcttttttctctttatagtTACAAAAGACTAGAGGGTTGTTTTAGTTTGCtctgttttgtgtgtgtgtgttttggtcTGTGTATTTGGATTGGCAATCTTGTTGGATCTAAATATTCACATATTACTTATGAATAATAAGTCTAAatggggattttttttaattaaaaaaaaaaaaagaagaagaagaaattatacACATATTCTTTAGTCCAGCAGCACATGAGGGAAATAGATTAGAGGTTCGTAGTTGGTTTTGGAATCTCACATTGGCTAGAAGAATAATAAGGAGGTGAATAAATTAAGAAGTATAGAGGTGCTCTAGTTCCTGTAAAAAGAGTGGTGGTGTAACTttgttgtgtgtgagagaggtAGAAGACAAAACTGTGTAGTTAGAGAGTTTCCTAATTTTTGTGTAGCGTGTGAGTATGAGAGTTAGTGTGGGTATATTGGGGATTTTGGTTATTTTGCATTGTTCTTTGATGTAGGCATAGAGTTTGTCAAACAACGTTGAACTTTGTGTTGCCTTTattgttttgtatatttttcacaactaaTTAGTATCGGAATTTTCACTATCACAACACATGTTTTGCTTTTATAAATGTAAATGAAATGTAATAACTGCATTGAATAACTAAAGGACAATTTTTAAGATGGGAGAAGATAAAGAGGCTGAATATGAAGAAACGGTGATATGGTTATTGCAACTGACGGATATTTAATCAGAACTTCTTGTGCAATTCTAGGACTGTgatattctttgattttgaatgaaCCAAGCTGGGTGAAAGCAGCTGGAGATGTGGCTGGGGGAGCATCTAATACACCTATTTATGGGGAAAGGAATAGAGAAACATAGACTCCACCTATTTATGAATTTTAGATGAAAAAGGGGAGAAAACTTGAGAACATTAACATTTTATGAGGATTTCTAGTTAGCATATAATTATCGTCATCCGGTCCTCTTTCTAAACAAAAGAGAAGCTGCATTAGAAGATTTTGAAGTAGAAAATTAATGACAACAAAATGCATGGTTATCAATGTCTAACAGTTGAGAACTTAATTCAGAATATGTGGACTGACTGACCAACTCTGTAGAGGGGGTAAAAGTTGATGGTTCACTGTTGAATGTTAAAGAAATGTGGTCTGATTAGTTTATGTCTGAAAATAACTTGGACTTAATAGGTTTGAGAATTCAGCAttgggtttattttttgaaactgaaGTCTCATTATTCCAAAATCGATCATCCTTCTtcttagtttatattgttttccCTGAATATGAGCATGTGCAATTACTATTATGtcaaaaaatagattaaaatttttagaaagttCATCTAAGTTGATCTGTTATCACTTATTCTGTTTATGTTGCTCATTTAGATGAACTTCAATGCCAAGTTTCAAAGAAGTTCTTGGTGGAGGAACATAGATTGCCTTTGTCCTGCATATCCTGGATCCTAGTAATTCTATAAGATTAGTTATATTCTGTAACTTAAAAGTTCAAACAACAtgacttgttaaaaaaaaaaaaaaccaaagggCAATTGCCATTCACATAAATCCTTCCCCCTCTTTGGCCTTCAAAGTTCTCACTTATATTTGCTATTGAACAGTCTGAACCATGATCCATACTGATGGCAAGTAGAGAAAAGGAGGGGATTCGCTTTTATCTCACAGCATCTATGTAgtccttagatattttatatAACTGATATAATATTTCAAGCATGCCCATACATATTAATATAATCAATAGTTATATGAGGTTTTTGGGTTATATTTTGATATACTAAAGTCACTGTGCCCATGGTAAACAAATTAATTCATAAGGAGTTAGTTGTATGTGTCGCCCATTTcaatcttttttcctttttttgataagtcacCCTTTTCAATCTCttaattttaatcttttatgtAGCCAATAAGGCATTCGGCCATGCCTTATTGGCTACATAAAAGGGGTAGGCCAGATAGAATCAAAACTGTTATAAACTGACTGTTTTAATCATCTAGTTCTATGTgcacttctttttttccccatgCAAACTGAACTTCTCTGTTGTCAACTTTCATGTGTTTTAGGAAAAGCATTTCCAGGTGATGGGGTACCTGAAACCAAGGAATCCTCCCTAGTGGTTTGTTTTGGGGAATTGCTGATTGATTTTGTCCCAACTATTAGTGGGCTTTCATTGGCTGAAGCACCTGCATTTAAAAAGGCTGCCGGAGGTGCACCTGCTAATGTTGCTGTTGGAATAGCTCGTCTTGGTGGCTCATCAGCTTTTATAGGGaaggtatatttttttttattgtgtctAGATGTTTTTGGTTTTCATGGTTTGTAAGGTATAAGAGAGCAGAAATAATCAAATGCTTGAGTGATTATGTAGCCTTTTTACTTTAAATCAGCTTCCCCATATTCTCTTCCCTTTTCTCGGTCTCCACTATATATGTCTGAATGTGGTAGTTTGAAGAAAATCCTTTCTAACACTGGAGTTTTTATGCCTAAAGTAGCAACTTTATCATTAATGTCCAGCCCATGACCATTTCTGAAATTTTGTGTCTGCcttctttaataaattttttctacCAACTAAACATAAGGTCTCCGTTTCCAATGATTTTGTTGTATTGTACTCATGGGTGGATCATGAGATCATATTTCAAGCACtcaggttttctttttttctttttctttttgggagaggggggttttggttatgatttgttgtacagaaaaaaaaaaaaaaaagaatattttctcACCAACCACAGTAATGTAGTCCCTGAATGTCTTGCTCATCCATAGAGCAGGATTTTAGGAAACTGGCCATGGGATTGATCGTTTAAATCAGAAATCAAAGTATTAGGGAACTGTCCAAGTTGGTGATTGGGAAATTTCTTGTTCCTCAATAGAGTGAAATTAGAAAACTGGACTATCAAATGCTCATGTACTTTGCACTTGTTGAAATTGATGCATCCAAACCTGTTTCTTATATACTTTTGGAAaagttatttgaaaaataaatcaatttatcATCAATATTATCATGTAACCTTAATATTTTATGCAATGTGAACAGGTTGGTGAAGATGAATTTGGGTACATGCTTGCAGATATATTAAAGCAGAATAATGTGAATAATGAAGGGATGCGTTTTGATCCTGCTGCACGAACTGCTTTAGCATTTGTTACACTTAAGAGCGATGGGGAACGTGAGTTCATGTTTTTTCGTAACCCTAGTGCTGATATGTTGCTACGAGAGGCTGAActtgattttaatttaattcGGAAGGTAAGTTAGATTTTCTATTGTAAAACAAaacattataaatatatgagaGTTGATAGAAAGAAAGTTTGCAACATATACTTTTAAGCAAAAGGTTATAGATTATATCTCATATGATAAGTTGTTAGATTCAAGAATGCTATTGGTTACACTTAAACCAACTTATTTCACTTACAAGCAATCTACATAATGTAATGAGGACCctctaattttaaaattcttattatGTCATTTCTGGAAACATGTATATATAGACATCCtcttgataataaaaattataaataaataaatatataagaaaggGGTTTGTTTCCATATGGGGCCACCATGTCATGCCACTTTTCTGTGCTCAACATTGACACCCGGGTCTATATTGTTGTCCTTATTACATGAATCTAAAATTGTTTCCAAAGTGTTTgccattttgttttatttgactCGTTGGGTTTTCCTACTTACTGACCCCCTATCCCGTGGCAGgcaaaaattttccattatgGTTCTATTAGTCTTATAACTGAACCATGCAAGTCAGCCCACATTGCTGCAGCAAAAGCTGCGAAGGATTCTGGTGCGGTTCTGTCATATGATCCAAACCTGAGGCTTCCATTATGGCCTTCCGCAGAAAGTGCCAGGGAAGGGATTTTGAGTATATGGAAGATGGCAGATATTATCAAGGTATCCATCCTTTTAGAAATGCAAATTATGTGTTTTGGGAttcacaatttatttttcttgcccCTTTTCTAGAAGGCTGAGTTACAAGGCAATGCCAAGATTGACATCTCTGATTATTTCAATGACTTCAGGTAAGCGAGGaagaaatttcttttctaacGCAAGGGGAAGATCCATATGATGATGCTGTTGTTCTTAAATTGTTCCATCCAAATCTTAAATTACTCCTTGTCACAGAGGGCCCAGATGGTTGCAGGTACTACACCAAGGTAAGCTttgccaaaattattttttgttttgctacaagagaggatattttctttttttcaatgcatggatctctctctctctctctctccaaatgtgtgtgtatgtaaTAAGTAATGTGGTTTTACTTGTTACTGCTTTAACTCTAGCTCCTTCGAAAGCAAAGCTGTATTGAAGTGCAATAGAGGAAAGTTAATCAAAAATCTTCATAAAAAATAGCTCACTAGATCAACAATTTGGAGGATAGACAGTGCTTTATTATCCTAGATCGAATTTGCATTAATCTTGGAGGAAAATGGGAAGACAGTATCAtgtcatgtgtgtgtgtgtgtgttcttcTCTGAATAATGAAACCTGGGACTTGCTGGACTATGGATTAAAGAGATGTATTAGTTTTCATTGGCAGAGATGATTTGAAAATTACCTTGGTAATGATCAGTGTGCAGCATTTGTTGTCATCTGCCAACTATTATCCATATTCTAATCTCAATTAGTTGTCAAATCATTAAAAATGTGAAGATTCACCCTATATTTAATTTGCAAAAGTCTTATATGATGGGTAAAAAGACAAAGGATCAACTTccatgagtttgagtttgaggttGAGTTTGTTCATATGGCATTCATGCATTTTCCCATACTCCATAGGGTCTTCTCCAGCAAGAAACGTATGGTACCTTACAAAACCCTGGAGaagttatatatttatgaagtGCTGCCATAAATCAATATATAAGTGGTTTTATTATATGCAAATCtaatttttgcaattctttgtattattttttttttacaataatcaTGATAGTAGTTATTAAGTTTTCTAATAATTGTGAATTTGAAATTGCATGATGTATATTTCTCTTCAGAACTTCAGCGGGAGAGTTAGGGGTTTGAAGGTAGATGCAGTGGACACCACTGGTGCTGGGGATGCCTTTGTTGCTGGAGTGCTATCCCAATTATCTGTTGATCTCTCTTTGCTTCAGGTACTGCTTTTCAGATACAGATGCCTAATATGCTTCCTTCAAGTCAGTACTTCATTATCTTTATGTATATCTGGAATAActattttggttttgaaatgaTTTGTATATTTCTGTCAAATAATCCTTTCCATTGCCTTTGTCATCATTTAAAGCTGTTCCCCCAACCATTTGGTTATGCTTTTGACCTTTCAACATTTTTCAAATCCGATCTGTTATcatctgatatatatatatatatatatatagatatagatatatgagagagagagagagagagagaaagctcGGACCTTGTTGCAATGGCAAGTGCCATCCGTTCAAGTAATGAGCTGTGGGTTCGAGTCCAGAAACAACctctccaaatattttttttttggggggggggggggggggttaaggttacttactaataacctcTTGCAGACCTTGTAGAAATGGAAGCCATATGCATTGAGTacttaaaaactttttattggattaatatttttaaaattccacTATTAGATTCACTCTCATTGTTCTAAACACAAACAgcaaatttcatatcaataggatattattttgtgtataatttaaaatacaaaaaaggtTAAAATTACATTTGAGTATTCCAACTATTGGAAAAGGTTCAATATAGTCTATCAACtattaattgtgtcaatttagtccctcaacttgattttaaaaattgagggactaaattaacaaaattaataattgagAGATCAAATTGACATAATTATAGTTAAGGAACgaaattagtaatttaacttatgaaaaacttgaaaatcaaatattttataaatgagaTAGCTGTTGATCTTCTAATAATCTAGatattttgcaagcatggagttGTAAGGAGACAAAGGCAATATaatggtggatttatcaaaaaattcatgcaataataatttataatttattaaatggtGTAATATTAACAAAAGTTATACCAGGTGTAAACTTTAATCAGAATTTATACTTAGTAATAATTTACTTTGGAAAGGTTATATTAATCAATTATAGCAGTGGAGGGCTATaaactaataatatttttatgataatataGTAGTGTGTGGTGTAAATATTATTGTAATCACATTTATGTTACCATAGAGATTACAACCTCCACGTAGTTGTTAAGTACGGTACCCTTGCTCATAGCTGCAGTCTTGGATCAACAAACCCTGATTAATGGCCTTTGCAACACTCTCTTCCCCCCCTCCTCCCAAAACGTAAATAAAGAGACTTGCACTTGCAAACATGTGCAAAAGCAAAAACCCTACCAACTAAATGCTGCTCCTGATATATGTTATGTATAAGATGGCAGAAATATTAGATTGACATGACGAAGGTTTCAAATTATGCAGTTTCTGGAATAATTAAGCATGCTCTAAATAGTACTACTGCTCAGTACCCTATTTTAGGGGAAAGTTTCTCTGGGGATCTTGTTTCTTTACTAAACAGAGAAACATAGACCCCTGCAATCCCGACATCAGAATTGATTGTTAATGATGCCtaaaaaaactccaaattttcAAGTCCAGCTCTACATGAAAAAATTCACACCAGCCACCAAGCATATATAAGAACGAAAAGTCTGTCCATGTaagaatttctaatttttttaaatctcctTAAAAGCTCTAAATCTTCAGTTTTAACTctacatgaaaaaaatttacatcaGCCACTaagcaaatatcagaacaagAAGTCTGTCCTTGTAAGAtttcctatttctttttatttctttcctgCCAAATATGGTGCTCAGCAGCAGCCAAAGCAACCGCTTAAATTATAAGCCACTCAGCAGCAGCCAAAGCAACCGCTTAAATTATAAGCCACTCTAGACTAGCAGTTCAACTGATGGACTTTTCAGTTTCAGACTGCAGCTGCTTATTGATACCACTGCTATTCGTTAACCTCTTCCAATTGCATTGGTGAAATTTCTGGAGAAACACAAATAGTATATGCTTTCTACACAGTCACCTAAGAAACAACTGGTAGCTTTTGCAAGAACcagttagttttattattaGCAAATTTTAAGTTGGAAGTTCACAGATATCtaatttctaaacaaaaatcataCCTGAGTATGGAGCTGTGGACATGTTTATGCCAATTTACCTCAGGCAAATGATCTCTCTTAACTGCACTCTCTGATTTTACGGAAATTGAACCTCAGACTCTGATACACATTCTATAAAAGCAGCATTAGGCTCAAAGTTGTGTCACACTGCAGTGATCAGTTGTAAAAACTTGAGTAAATATCAATCTACAGTTCTGCACACACTCATTTCCATTTCCATTATTAACAATGCTGACTTTATCTGTACTGACCAACTTCTCAATGGTAACTTTGAAATGCATGCAAAGATTTCATTTTTGGTACACTAGTAAAGCATCTTTATGATTTTGTTACTCTTTAGAAGGCATCTTTTAACCCACGTGCATCACTCACTAGCCCATGGGTGTTCATCATTCACCAGATACCTTATATCAGAAGTAACTCTTGCATTATGGTGAAATTGGCATGAATACAGCATCAATGGGATAAATTCCATATTGAGAGTTATTCAgtgtttttgttgaattatttgAATAGTCTTCAGATACCAATGATGATGTCTTTttccaattttaattatttattgtaaaaaattagtGTGCTTTGCTTGCTTCTTAACCTACAAGTTCTTTCTTTAACATTGTTTGGAATATTATCCTACTCGATTCTCATATTCTAATTCTTACCATGAACAAGTTTGAGTCCCTAATTTGTCGCATTGGCTAATAGTCTTGGTAAATTTGCATAACTAGGATCTCCTTTAACAATGATGCATTTTTATATGCCACCTTAATAAATTGATGTATGTGGTTTTGAATTGTAGAAAGAGGACTTACTGAGAGATGCTCTCAAGTTTGCCAATGTTTGTGGTGCATTGACTGTGACGGAGAGAGGTGCAATACCAGCTTTGCCAACTAGAGAAGCTGTGCTGGATGCTATGCTTCAGTCTGTAACATAGATTTACATCCCAACATCTGTTAAGTAAGTACCTTCTTGGGTCCTGGCTAtttgttggaagatgatgatgatcGTACAGAATAAAGCAAAATTTCAGAAGAGATAAGTTAAATGTAAcatctgaaattatttttattgagcaGATTCATAGATCTTGTATAAGAGActtcaaaatacaaata
This genomic window contains:
- the LOC115967752 gene encoding probable fructokinase-6, chloroplastic, giving the protein MALHLSVFCFSSTVASGPHNGVRFFSQRTVKASRFSCQSLAPISRVNLKGKAFPGDGVPETKESSLVVCFGELLIDFVPTISGLSLAEAPAFKKAAGGAPANVAVGIARLGGSSAFIGKVGEDEFGYMLADILKQNNVNNEGMRFDPAARTALAFVTLKSDGEREFMFFRNPSADMLLREAELDFNLIRKAKIFHYGSISLITEPCKSAHIAAAKAAKDSGAVLSYDPNLRLPLWPSAESAREGILSIWKMADIIKVSEEEISFLTQGEDPYDDAVVLKLFHPNLKLLLVTEGPDGCRYYTKNFSGRVRGLKVDAVDTTGAGDAFVAGVLSQLSVDLSLLQKEDLLRDALKFANVCGALTVTERGAIPALPTREAVLDAMLQSVT